The Limanda limanda chromosome 13, fLimLim1.1, whole genome shotgun sequence genome has a window encoding:
- the LOC133017589 gene encoding LOW QUALITY PROTEIN: ras-related protein Rab-36-like (The sequence of the model RefSeq protein was modified relative to this genomic sequence to represent the inferred CDS: inserted 1 base in 1 codon; substituted 3 bases at 3 genomic stop codons), producing MLXRFCKNVFDRDYKVTIGVDFEIERFEISGIPVXLQMKVVXNLFLYWDTAGQKKFIITVFDMADIKSLDHTRQXLQEAIGENEPNSCFIFLVGPKNDLLPLEERERTEKDAIRPATEMNVEFWAVSAKTGENVQGFFFRVAALSLEKCILKDMETGIPASIGRGDSISKS from the exons ATGC TCAGGTTttgcaaaaatgtatttgacagaGACTACAAGGTCACTATAGGAGTAGACTTTGAAATTGAGAGGTTTGAAATATCTGGAATACCTGTCTGACTTCAGATGAAAGTAGTTtgaaatttatttttata ctgGGATACCGCTGGACAGAAAAAAT TCATTATCACAGTCTTTGACATGGCAGACATTAAATCCCTTGATCACACACG CCAATAGTTACAGGAGGCCATTGGAGAAAATGAGCCCAACTCATGTTTTATCTTCTTGGTTGGCCCTAAGAATGACCTGCtg cccctagaagaaagagagagaacagagaaagaTGCCATTAGACCAGCAACAGAAATGAATGTAGAGTTTTGGGCTGTTTCGGCTAAAACAG GGGAGAACGTGCAGGGTTTTTTCTTCAGGGTGGCAGCTTTGTCTCTTGAGAAGTGCATATTGAAGGACATGGAAACTGGGATCCCTGCTAGCATCGGACGAGGAGACAGTATCAGTAAGTCATGA